TCTCGAATCAATGGCACTCCTCCGCTAATGAATGACAAGGCTAATTGTGGGAACGGCTTGCTGCTCCTTGGTTTAGATAAATACTCCGACAATTGAAGTGCTTTAATTATCCCCAGCGTGTTTGTGCCTGAGCGCCGTCGCCGCCGCTTCACTCGAGACGCCTGGCGAATGAGACAAGCTAATTAAGAGTGATTTCCCCGCGCCCCGCTCATTAATAACACAACAGCAATTAAGAGGAGCTAGCGGAACATGGCGTATTTGGTGCTAACAAGATTAGCCTCATAGAGCAATGAGTttatgagcgagagagagagagagagcgacacacacacacacactcacagaggaaAAGACGGGAAATAGATTCATTTGAGAGAGGGAGATATTAGAAGGTCTTGGAGAGGGAGATGGCGTCGAAAAACGTATTAAGAGAAATGGAACTAAAACGTGACAAGAGAAGGAAAGTGGGCAAGAAAAttgggaaggagagagagagagagagagagtcaaaagagaggagagtacaagaaagagaaaaatcatCTGCTTTCTGAACAGAAccttttttctgtttccattGTCCTGCATGAATCACCGGAGTGGCCTTTAAATGAGCTGTTGCATAAAGGACATTCAGCTTCATGAGCTCAGTGAATAATAACAGAGGCTGCTGGGAGACTTTGCACAGATGATTGTCACATCCTCTCCCTGCAAAAAATCATGATGGAAATTATAGAAGTGATAAAGAAAAACCAGCTATGATTAATGAGGCACCAATTTAATGCATGTATGTAAAACCACCGGAACATGGAACTAGATCACGCCTATAACACCAATAACTGCTAGAGAGAAAGCAGGCTGGTCAGGATTCAAGGGATTTCTTTACTAAATGAAGTAAAAGGTAAATTAGTGGGTGATGGATTTAAAGCAAGATATAAACAGATGTACTTTTTTTGGCGATTTTAAGGACGCCCAGTTTTCGAGTTTAGGCTTTGTCCTGATTGAGGgtcagttttcttcttcttgagcAAAAGTCCGAAACCAGACGATCTGGTCGACGGAGGATTTCTGTGATTTGTCCCGTTCTCACCGCtgtcgcctagcaacagagctacAGTTGGACATGATGGGGGAAGtataaatgtcccatgttttccttttttacatGTGTGTCATCCGCTGAATCTTTCTACATGTTTAAGCCAGTTTAAGGGTCTTAACGCTCGCCAGTGTCGTTATTCATCGAAAAGTTGGAACCTTTGTTGTTCATTGATGAAAGGATGTATTCTGGGTTAGGGTTCATGTTTTCCACAGTGCTTtactgattttttaattttttattttacttgttcatttattttaattgtccTATTActgcttgtatgtgtttgtgcgaCCCATCTCTATATTTACTCGTTTAATTTGAACGCTGCCTTGTTTCCCACCACCTAAACGTGATCATCAGGCCTCCTTGTCCCCCTGCATCCTGCGTGTGTGATGCAAATAGCTCCAGTGTCCTATCCCATCATGCCAGCTCGCCCTGCACAGACATGGATCCAGCTGCTAGGACACCCACTGCTGGAATGAAGGCAGAACAACAATGTCCCCTAAGCACGCAGAATACAGTATCTATAGAAAATAGACTTTGTGAACATGcagactctgtgtgtgcgtgtgtgtgtgtgtgtgtgtatgtgcgtgtgtgtgtgtgagtgtgtgcgcgtgtcaGTCACAGTAACTTTTCATGCAGCAGGCATGGAGCTCTTGACAAGAGACTCAATCAGCAGCACTAAAGCCggctgctgcctcctctgctcCGCCACCCTACTTTTTTGTGTCGACTAATCTCCACTGTAGGATGTAGAGGAGCCATTTGATATTGTCTTCCCCGGTGTTTTTCATTATCGCTGCCTTACCGCGGCCCACCGGTGGCATTACCTCGACATTAGTGGGCTTGACAGGCCGAGAATCACCACACGATCCCGCCGCAACCTCCCATCTCCGCCGTAACCCCACTCGCATTTCAAAGCTCCTCTGCCGCTTCTTATCTTTCACTTGctttctcccccctcccccccccagccGCTCTGATCTGCAGCAGGGTCATGGACAATGCTTTTCGGGAAATTACCGAGAGGTTTGGCATTTTGTCGGAATCCAAATTGCATTTAGCAGGAGAGCAGAGTATAAAGAACTTGTCTCTTTATACCTGATGGAAGAAAAAGAGCAAAATCTTCATTGGTAAGAGTGAAAATACAATTACCGAGGAAATACAACATTTTCATCTATTCAAATGATTGAAGTTCCCTTAACTCAACTCAAAGCAcaatctttttgttttaaatttgtgcttttgatttattatttcctGGCTGCCGAGTCTAACACTGCCCAGTTCATTTCAAAGCTACAAGCTCaagtgaaaatgtttgtttaacaCAATCACAATGTGCATTCATCCACAAATTGCCTGTTCTAGTCAACGCTTAACTCCAATTGAAGCTTGCACCCTCTAGTGGCTGTTGTAACTCATCCCAAGATTGTTTTTAAAccctgattttattttaatcgACTGCAGCTCTTCGATTGAGCAATTTTAAATCTGTTCGGCGTTGCTCATTCTCATGTCCTGATTTGATCGAGACTCTTTTTAGTTCCGTGGACTTTTGAGGGTTTACAGATATCTTAGAATGGCAGGTTAATATATACTTAATTCAAGAAACAAGCcacatgttgtgttgtggcGCATTTCTTGAGACAGATGTGGAAATTCCTGTCACTGAACaaagatgaagccaaaatatcctggacatAGGCGCCGCCATTTTGAGATTTTGACGTCACTTGGTGCCAGAGTCGAAGTAGTGATCCTGGAGTGAAACTGTTTCCTCATCGATCAACATAGGTTTGGTGATAcgccctctgctggatgtgCATCTAAACTGGATATTAAGTTCAAACCtgtcattttggtttgaatatgAACTTTCTCCCGTTTGAATCAATgtttaaaataagaataaaagcGACAGTCCAGGACAGCAGGTGGTTTCTCCCCATGTTTCCAAGCACAGTGTCTGTGAAGTGTACTACACAAAGTATTGTGAGTAAAACTAGAAAGTGagccaaaaaaacacacaacaaataagCTAAAAACAGCAGAGCCAGCTGAAGTTGCTGAATTCGCTGGGAGCCTTGAAGTCGTGCTACACTGAAGAACCAAATCACACTACAGTAGAGCTGGAAGTAAAGGATTTCAGATATGGTCTTATATGCCCCTGTGGCTTTAATAGAAGGTTGCAAATAAATCGACGGCTGGACTGAAATGAGCATGATGCTAAAGTTCCTGCAGCTGATGGGAGCGTGGAGGCTTCTCCAGGCCACAGTCAGAGATGACCGTGAAACCGCCTCGGAAAAGCTGCAGATATAAAGAAAGTGAGGAGTGATGTGTCCTATCATTCTGatctggaaaataaaataactcatcTCGCTTAAAGCAGCTCCTCACTCTGGCAGAACATTTTTTCCCTTTCAGCACACAAACCTCTGCAGCAGGTCCAACATCTCCCGCTCTGGGGAGCCACAGTCAACAGCAGCATTCAGAGTTCCTCCCCTGCTCTCGGTATTGATATTTGCTAACAGCCAAAATTACTTTTTTGGAAAGAATCATCATGGatgttatataaaataataactcCAGGATCAACTTTGCCTTGTGTTTCAttacatttcaaaatgaaagttaaaaaaaaatagcttgaggctccccccctccctcagttTCAGATGTTATTCTTTGTGATTACTTACAACCTTGATATATTTCAAATAAgatataatataaagaaataaataggATGTAATTTGCTTCCATAAAAAGTGGGCTGTAACATAATACACATATTACCATGAGAGTCTAGCAGGTTAATAGTTCAATTCCCACTCATTCCACCCATACACCTGCCGATACAGTTGTAAAGCATGAAAGATAAAAAGCGCTGAAAATGGTGCAGCTCATGTTCTATTAACATCCCTGCTCACTAATAGCCTTTTTATACCAGTGTGCATCTGGAGAGCACTCACCTAAACAACCTGCTCCCAGATATCAAGTGGCTGCAACAACTGTAAACAATCTCCTGGATCTAATATAaggagttttatttatttgatttgattttaaccAGGAGATTCAAATCTTTTTTGTTGAGGGAGACGTGGCGAAGATGATAAATAATTTAGAGGTTAGAGAATTGTAGGATTTGATTAGGAACAATGAGGAATAATAAAGTGAAATAGAGCTTGTTAGAAATTGACGAGAGACACCGGAGAGAGAAAAGCTCAGAAGCAGCATTTGAACACTTCAGTTACACATGTCTTTTTTAATCAGAGATTTGAAGTGTCCCAGTGAAACACAACCACGAAGCAGCAGAAGGTTCTGGAGGTTTTCCTACAACCAGGGCACAAAGTAGAAGAGGGCTGCTCCACCAAGTTCACATTAAATCCTGGAACCTGGTGGAGCAGCCGGAGCAAAAACCACATCATAGCAGCAGTAAGTGAGTAACAGGAGATTACAGATATGGAGGAGTTTGAGAAGAAATAGTTTATATATAAACAACACTGTCCTCTACAAGTTGGATATaaggatttatatatatatatccgtTGATATGTTTTGAATGCTGACAATTTCTTTGGGCTCCGTGTAAATCCTTTGTAGTAAGTAAAATGCAATAtcgtttatattttacattatatgacttttacttttgtcatttatatactttttttgaTTGGCCTTTGCCTGTGGTGGTGAGTGACCTTATCAGACGAAATGAAACATgaatatacgtgtgtgtgtgtgtgtgtgtgtgtgtgtgtgtgtgtgtgtgtgtgtgtgtgtgtgtgtgtgtgtgtactcgacTTTAATATCTCTTGTGGATCTTGTCCAGcttaaacactgaccttgtcaacTGAGGTCATGTGGTCCATCGTTTGTGAAAGCCCGGTCATGTCAGCTGCCCATTAAAAAGTGTATGCTCTTCTATTCGTGGTTTTACGGTACAGGTCTTTGTAGCAGGGAAAAGGCcgaagatgaagatgaacgtTTAATGACACTAATTATGGAAGATTGATTTGATTTCCATACAAAACATAATAACCAAGTATAAAGACGTGGAATATTGTATATGTTTATGAAGACTTAAGGAATATTTGGCAACTTTTTCATTTTGCCCTCATAACTTGCTCATATTACATTTTAGCTTTTTAAATCCTTGAGAGGTGACACAGATATTTCACCTCACTTGTGTTTTATCAAAATCctacatttttggaaagtgtgaACGTCTCCTGACCTTTTCAATGGGCTGCTTGAGGGTGAAGACTTGTTTTTGGGATTAGAGGAATGTGTTATGTCAATGAGGGTCCTCACGAAGATAGAGGTACAAGCAACTTAAATAGAACAGCCTGTGTAGGGACATTGAATGATGAGGCAGTAACGTCCATTTGTTCCTTTTTAAACACAAGATTCTTGTAGAACACCTCCACCTTGAGGACATCTGCAGCAAGAACATCTAGTTTTCATGGTTTGTTCCTTCctcttatttttgtttttcataacaaatcaaaaacactttttattgatgagttttctttctcttttcatgtctcattctttctttctttctttctttttttcttacctTCTTTCTTTTGTGCCATTATGATGTCATTCTTCTtgtgtatttactgtatatacttgtatattttattttctaattgttAATTTAGGTTTCGGCCTTATTGTGTCAAACTCTGTGTAAACTTCATTCTGAAAAGCACTTTATAATAAATGTTTAGACACTTTGAATTTCTTTCAAACTTTCTCGTGACACATCCTCTTACTTTGCCCAGAAAAGTGGAACTAGAAGATAAAATCCTTGTACACGTCTGACAGAGGATTTAAaacgtgttcatgtttctggggtttttcagtttttctctgaaaactaaaaacagcgGGCTCACTCTCcagggaggtcaaaggtcagagtcgGATGCACACTGGGCTCCTGGAGCTGGTGCGGCTGCAGCGTTGTGCTGAGGAACAGTCTCAGCGGGGCTGATGCAGCAGGGGGACTGGCCTCTGGACGTCCAGATGGAGGAGTGTCTCCCTCACCACGGGGCCGTCCCGCCCCCCCCTGCTGATGTCTGCAGACCGGCTCACTCCACTGAACATGGAGCCGTTCACGCTGTCAGCAAAGCAGCTGGAGGTGGTTTCTTAAACTCACATGCAAGAGACTAACTGTGCTTGAGAGGAAGCTGCATAATAAACTCGACAGCAGGTTAATTTGATAAAATTTCCACTGCTCTCTAAGTTTCAAGTCTCTTGCATCACACACTTCATCGGCTGCACAAATAACCAGACCGACCACAGATGCTCTGACACGTCGGGGAGTTCACTAAACTATGTCTTGTTTGTTATAGATGTAAATGCAATCACCCACATGTTAATGCAATCCTCTATATACAGAGCTTTTTATATTCCTCACAGCCATGAGGGGAACTTTGGGATAGACACTGGAGCTGGGGATCACATCACCGACCTTCTAGTTAAGGGACCAGGACCACACCTTTCACCTCCTGAACGGAAACCACTTGAGACCGGCTGCAAATGAGTTATTGTTATCGTAAATTTGATGTCATTTTTTACTTTGGAAACAGCAGGTTGACAAAGGTCCAGTTTACTGAGGATTTAATGCTCAAACTCCCGGCTGCAGCAGCAAGAGGCTCAGTCACATATGAGGGATTTATCCACTTTCTTGTCCGTGGTGTTATTCAACTGTTGGAGGGTTAAATATTCTTAACAGTGTGATAACGATTAAGTTGGATCTTGAATTATATTGTAAACTTTATTTGCTTATGCACTTTCTAACCTGCCTTGTTTGGTCTGGAAAGTCATCAATCAATGTGAAAACCGCTTAAGTAATTTATTGAGCAGGAAGCCAGATGATCTGATGGTTCCAGACTGAACTCATCTTGTGTTCTGGGCACTTGTGATTGACGTTTGTCATTATGTGACATTTTGAGATAATACTCCTTTTATCAGTGATCAGTGATTATAATGCTGCTGACAGTTTGTTCCATacaccagaggtcttcaacgtttttcagttCAAGGaccccaaactgatggagagatggagcagggaccccctactatatatatttcataaaattgtgttttatattaaactgggcctagtgccatgtacaaacatagctaccctgttaatGTGCGTTCAATACAAGATTATTCAAATAATACAAAGGTTCATATAttcgtgtttttattttaaacacgcGTGGTATagcagctgcagtgtgtgcattgctgactgtACGATAACGTCTTCTACCTCCATTTATCCATTCCCTACAATATGTAGcattcatgttaatgtgtatttaaagacatttaaatttgtggcgaaaaaaatttgaaaaatgtgtcCAATCAACCAAATgttgcgacccccctgcagtacctccgcggacccccctgttgaagacctctgccatagactgtaaatagagatggacacacggctccacttcctcccaccatccAGGAATGAAGCTCAAATATCAGATATACAAACGACGGCAAAAACAGCACCTAAGAAAACACACTGCAAAATGGAGGTATCACCAAGTTAGATTTAATGGAATGTAAACAGGTTTTCAACAAGTAACAAGAATTAATGAAACTATAAAAGCACTTTCACCATTTACATTTGTTAGAGCTGTAATTCTATGAAACACAGATGTAATAGAGATATTTCTGGCCACTTGAAGGGGTTAAATCTTTGCAGAAAGAAGTAATGTGTGTTATCTACCAGGAATCGTTTTACAGATCTAACACAGATCCAACACTTTTTAAGATGATGAGGTCATAAGAAGCCACTGGGCAACCTGAGGTCTGTTCTACTGGTGCTCTTTGAGGAAATCTTTCATGTAGGCAGCCAGGGTCTGAGTTTCCTCCACCGTCACAGCGTTGTACAGGGACACACGAATTCCTCCAACTGACCTGCAGGGGGAGACAAATGTCACGTCTGAGGGCTTGAGATGCAGAAGCAGCACTGACAAATTGTCATAATATGTCATTTAGGACTCAATATCCTCCCTGATAACTCATGTAAGTTTTCACAAAAAATTTGTCGGCCAGTGCTCGACAAactgacctgtgacctttcaATGATATCATTCCACGTTTGGCTGCTTCGTCCAGGAACTGCTTTTCCAAAGCTTCATCTCCGTTGTTCTTTCCCACACGAAATGGGAGGTTCATGCGGCTTCGACAGGCCATGTCCACAGAACACCTGGAATGAAACAGTAGCTCTAATATGAATCTGTCATTTCATTGCTCAAATCAGTTTTCGTCACTGTCAGTGTTtcctttagtgtgtgtgaggattttgTCCAATTCTGAAAATCCCTGGTGCCATGCAtagactgtaaatgaagatgtTGATCAGTACATGGACTTTTTCTACAAGAAGGGTCACACTGTGTCGGGATTTCTTTAATGTACtttatataattgtttttataaGAGCTCTTACTTTGAAGGTGTTTCTCCAGTGGTGTAgagttaaattaaaaacaatatttaaaaagttttgGGAAGTCCCCAGGAAGTTTTTTCCTTCACACAAGTTTTGTTTCATACTCACGTATAGAAACCGTTGGAGGCGTTGATGACGTCGTAAATTATGGAGGACTTCTGGATGTTGAGCGTTTCCATGGCAGCACTGCCGCCATTGTTCTTGATCCAGTCCAGCACCAGACACATGATGTAGATACTGAACAAAACGATGGCGACGGTTAAAAACACGTAATGCACCTTTTTGTGAAGTTAATTGACAAAGTAAAACTGCTAATGTTTTTATTCCCAAATGGTTTTGCACAGTActttatattttacaaatacGCTCAATCTGTAGGAGATTGTGATGCAACAAACCGAGCAGCGTCTGTACCTGAAACACGGCGGCGTGTTGTAGAGGGAGTTATTCTCAGCCTGCACCTTGTAGTCCAGGATGATGGGACACTCCTTCAGGGTGTGGCCTAACAAGTCCTCACGCACGATGACCACGGTCACACCGGCACTGCCCACGTTCTTCTGAGCGCCGGCGAAAATCAGCCCAAACTGCACAAGAGGAAACGATGCCACGGTGATTTGATGTTATCAACGCTAATCACAGGTCTTATTTTCCCTAATTCTTATATTTTATCATGAGAGATGAGAGAAAGAGCTGAATAACTGATTCAGGGTCATTCTTGTTCTCACCTTCGACACGTCCACAGGTCGGGACAGGAAGTTTGAGGACATGTCGCAGACGAGGACCACCCCGTTTGTTTCGGGTGTGAAGTTGTACTCCACGCCGTGGATGGTCTCGTTGCTGCAGTAGTACACGTATGAGGCCGAGGGGTTCAGAGTCCAGCTGCTGGGGTCCGGGACCTCtgccaagagagagagacagagaggttgaAACAAGACTAACGTGGTGAAACCAGAGTGGTAACGACGTGGCTGATCGGTCTAGATCCAAACAAGCTGATATCAACACATGTGAGTTAAACATATGAGTTAAAGGAGTTAGCAAAGTAACTTTTGCTGATTAATAAAAGCATGTCCTGCCCACCACAGATTATCTGAACagaattttaataaataaaatagctgTCGAGccatttctgtaaaaaaaaaaaattaatgtcaacctgctggtggcgctagaggacaTGTCAGAGAGAACtacctcaaatgacagaaaccacctTTGAGAAAAAACGTCTTCCAGAAATGTCATTGTTGATATATTTCAGTCGGTTTCGAGCTAAGTGGCTAAAACTGAATCCAAATACACCTCTCAAAACCCTCCtgcaaaaaactgtttaaccaGTTGCTTTTAAAACCTGTGGTTTAATCAACACTAATCTAGTGTTGTTTGTCTGGAATCTATTCAATTCAGATAAACATCCAGATTCTATTGGGATTTATACGGCTGCAAATTACAATTAGCTTCATGACTGATTCATCAACAGATGTTTTAACAATTCGTCCTTTTCTactaaaaacattattttcagattttcactTTAAAGGTTTCAGAAGCTGGAACCTGTGAAGAAAGTTATTTAATATCAAGCAGCCCATCCGGGGACAGAGAGAAGTGATGAATTAATGTTGTTCCCAGATGAAAGTAGTTCCAACACATTATAAACGTGTCTCTACTCATCAGGATTAACAAGTAAATCCAATGAAAAGCGAACAGGCACAACAATATAGAGGAGGCTGCTCGCATTCCAGAGCCTTTCATGGGACTCGGCTCCTATTGGCTGGTTACATAACAGCCTGGACTCGCCGCCAGAGAGCGGCCGTAACACAGCCTGAATGACAAGGACCAATTCATACGAGTGTGAGCTGTGTGCGACATGGGGatggttaaaggttcagtgtgttggACTTAGGTGAATGGGATCTACTGGCAGGAACTGGATAGAAAATAGtcccagtgatgttttcactactgAGACTTACTCGTGTAGCTGTCCAGCTTCGGGTGGACGATGTTGGGTTTGCCATATTTCTCCGCTTCTTTCGCCGCCTTGGCCGACCACGTGCCGGTCACCAGGTAGTCGGCACACCTGTCCTCCTTCAGGCCAATCAGGTTGAGCGGAACAGCGCTGAACTGCCCGGAGCCGCCGCCCTGCAGGAACATCACCTTGTAGTTGGAGGGGATAGTTCTGCGAAAAGGCCAAAGGTCACAGTGTGAAAAAAGGCGTTGACAGAGCAGCCATCACAAGAAACTAACGTAGAGAGATACAGTGGATCATGTGTAAATGTGAATATTAAAAGTCACTTACAACAACTCACGCAGGAGACTCTCAGTTTTGCTCAGGATTTTGCTGAAGTCTGACGATCGGTGACTCATCTCTGTTTCGAACAGAAATCAAAAAAAAGTCACGATGGAGGATTTACTGCACATCTGTTATTGCTATAAGCTTTAATCTATAGGTGTCCCTAATAAACTGGCAACTTTATATAGTGCGCTTTCATTATCATTCACACGCAACTAATGCCTTTCTCTATACTCACCAAGAACACTGATGCCGGCGCCATGGTAGTTGATGAGCTCCTTCTGTGCCTCCAGCAGCACCTGCAACAGGCCACAGCAAGTATGTCATTGTCAACGCTTGGCATCGAGAGAGGATTAAAAAAGATCAAGTTTGAACAGCAAGAAGAAGTCATGTGTCTGAACGAGGTGGAAAGAGCTCAGAGCCTCCGTCTGACCCAGATCCAGATGTTCCTGAGAACTCGAGTGGCTTTTGTAACTTATTCTCCTTTTCAATCAATCACTCACTCAAGAGTCAGTCACATGTGAAAGATATTGGTCATTATCCACACAGACAAAAGTGACCCACAAATGTAAAGTTGGAACAGTAAAGATTGGCTATTGGAATTAATACATGATCTTCTAAAACACAATAAGGATATCAAATGTCAGAAGCCCTCAATCCAATAAAGAAGAGATGAGGATAATAACACTATCTGGCATCAGTTTGGAATCAGTTGGGtcacatgacattttttttatgttaatattCACATAAAATAGAGGACACGCTAAAGTCCAGTTAAAAGAGGTGTGTCCAGTTTGTCTAAGGAAGCAATAATATCTGATATTATTCATGGGAACTATTAGAAAcaaattcagtttttatttattttaatctctACATGAAAATCTAATCTAAAACTAAAACAGAACTCAATCTACAGAGATGTGTCTTCACAAATCCAAATTGTTCTATTTATTTCTTGATCAAAACAATTAGCAGATCGAGATAATGGTTGAAGATCATTTGTCACAAAGTCCTGTGATTAAACTCAGTATTACTTTTTTccagtgaaaacatctgttAGATTGCACTTGTGCTTTGATCtgaacagtttttatttttattttttattgtttagcaATCAAAGTTGTCTTTGATCTGAAGTGGGTCTCTGGGGGTTTTGCTGCCACCTGCAGGCGCGTGTGTGTCAGCGAGTCGCAAACAAACCGGTTTTCCACCTGAACGGATCGAGGCTGATGCAACTCATCGCTCAGTTTTCAGGCTCCGCTGCAGCCAgatgcctgccccccccccagcacatcTGCACGCCTCGATCATGTGTAAACGTCGAGGTTTGAGGATGCGCGTGCGAAATCACCCGACACGACCGAATGAATCAGTGCGTTGCTCAGCGACGGGTCAGTGGCGCCTTCCTTTCTATACCTTCACTCTCACGCGGATCGGTGACGTCACTGGAGAGCGAACCGACGTTGCACAGTAACTTACAGATTGCGGGAGTTTCGCGGGTCCAGCGCAGAAGTTGATGGGTGGTTTCTGCTCCATGGTGAAGAGAGACGTgtcctgtgttctgctgctgcaggctgaggaagaggaggaggaggaggaggaggag
The genomic region above belongs to Pleuronectes platessa chromosome 4, fPlePla1.1, whole genome shotgun sequence and contains:
- the psat1 gene encoding phosphoserine aminotransferase, yielding MEQKPPINFCAGPAKLPQSVLLEAQKELINYHGAGISVLEMSHRSSDFSKILSKTESLLRELLTIPSNYKVMFLQGGGSGQFSAVPLNLIGLKEDRCADYLVTGTWSAKAAKEAEKYGKPNIVHPKLDSYTKVPDPSSWTLNPSASYVYYCSNETIHGVEYNFTPETNGVVLVCDMSSNFLSRPVDVSKFGLIFAGAQKNVGSAGVTVVIVREDLLGHTLKECPIILDYKVQAENNSLYNTPPCFSIYIMCLVLDWIKNNGGSAAMETLNIQKSSIIYDVINASNGFYTCSVDMACRSRMNLPFRVGKNNGDEALEKQFLDEAAKRGMISLKGHRSVGGIRVSLYNAVTVEETQTLAAYMKDFLKEHQ